Proteins co-encoded in one Anabas testudineus chromosome 8, fAnaTes1.2, whole genome shotgun sequence genomic window:
- the zgc:153426 gene encoding tubulin beta chain isoform X2, whose protein sequence is MDSVRSGPFGQIFRPDNFVFGQSGAGNNWAKGHYTEGAELVDSVLDVVRKEAESCDCLQGFQLTHSLGGGTGSGMGTLLISKIREEYPDRIMNTFSVVPSPKVSDTVVEPYNATLSVHQLVENTDETYCIDNEALYDICFRTLKLTTPTYGDLNHLVSATMSGVTTCLRFPGQLNADLRKLAVNMVPFPRLHFFMPGFAPLTSRGSQQYRSLSVPELTQQMFDAKNMMAACDPRHGRYLTVAAVFRGRMSMKEVDEQMLNVQNKNSSYFVEWIPNNVKTAVCDIPPRGLKMAATFIGNSTAIQELFKRISEQFTAMFRRKAFLHWYTGEGMDEMEFTEAESNMNDLVSEYQQYQDATAEEGEFEEEGEEEVA, encoded by the exons ATGGATTCAGTCAGGTCTGGTCCCTTTGGGCAGATCTTCAGGCCTGACAACTTTGTCTTTG GTCAGAGTGGAGCTGGAAACAACTGGGCCAAGGGCCACTACACTGAGGGAGCCGAGCTGGTGGACTCCGTCCTTGATGTAGTGAGGAAAGAGGCTGAAAGCTGCGATTGTCTTCAGGGCTTCCAGCTCACCCACTCCCTGGGCGGTGGTACTGGCTCTGGTATGGGTACCCTGCTCATCAGCAAGATCCGTGAGGAGTACCCTGACCGCATCATGAACACCTTCAGTGTAGTGCCTTCTCCTAAGGTGTCCGACACTGTGGTGGAGCCCTACAATGCCACCCTGTCCGTCCACCAGCTGGTAGAGAACACGGATGAAACCTACTGCATTGACAATGAAGCTCTTTATGATATCTGCTTCCGCACACTTAAACTCACTACCCCCACCTACGGAGATCTCAACCATTTAGTGTCCGCCACAATGAGCGGAGTGACCACCTGTCTGCGTTTCCCCGGCCAGCTCAACGCTGATCTCCGTAAACTAGCTGTCAACATGGTGCCCTTCCCTCGTCTGCACTTCTTCATGCCAGGCTTCGCCCCCCTCACCAGCAGGGGCAGCCAACAGTACCGCTCCCTGTCTGTGCCCGAGCTCACCCAGCAGATGTTCGATGCCAAGAACATGATGGCCGCCTGTGACCCACGTCACGGCCGCTACCTCACTGTGGCTGCAGTGTTCAGGGGCCGCATGTCCATGAAGGAGGTGGACGAGCAGATGTTGAATGTGCAGAACAAGAACAGCAGTTACTTTGTCGAATGGATTCCAAACAACGTGAAGACAGCCGTCTGTGACATCCCACCCCGTGGCCTCAAGATGGCTGCCACTTTCATCGGCAACAGCACAGCCATCCAGGAGCTGTTCAAGCGCATCTCCGAGCAGTTCACGGCCATGTTCCGTCGTAAGGCTTTCCTCCACTGGTACACTGGTGAGGGCATGGATGAGATGGAGTTCACCGAAGCTGAGAGCAACATGAACGACCTGGTGTCCGAGTACCAGCAGTACCAGGACGCCACCGCCGAGGAGGGCGAATTcgaggaagagggagaggaggaagtcGCCTAA
- the zgc:153426 gene encoding tubulin beta chain isoform X1, producing the protein MREIVHLQAGQCGNQIGAKFWEVISDEHGIDPTGTYHGDSDLQLDRISVYYNEATGGKYVPRAILVDLEPGTMDSVRSGPFGQIFRPDNFVFGQSGAGNNWAKGHYTEGAELVDSVLDVVRKEAESCDCLQGFQLTHSLGGGTGSGMGTLLISKIREEYPDRIMNTFSVVPSPKVSDTVVEPYNATLSVHQLVENTDETYCIDNEALYDICFRTLKLTTPTYGDLNHLVSATMSGVTTCLRFPGQLNADLRKLAVNMVPFPRLHFFMPGFAPLTSRGSQQYRSLSVPELTQQMFDAKNMMAACDPRHGRYLTVAAVFRGRMSMKEVDEQMLNVQNKNSSYFVEWIPNNVKTAVCDIPPRGLKMAATFIGNSTAIQELFKRISEQFTAMFRRKAFLHWYTGEGMDEMEFTEAESNMNDLVSEYQQYQDATAEEGEFEEEGEEEVA; encoded by the exons ttcTGGGAGGTGATCAGTGATGAGCATGGCATTGATCCCACCGGTACCTACCATGGAGACAGCGACCTGCAGCTAGACAGGATCAGCGTCTATTACAATGAGGCCACAG GAGGAAAGTATGTACCCCGAGCCATCCTGGTGGATCTGGAGCCTGGTACAATGGATTCAGTCAGGTCTGGTCCCTTTGGGCAGATCTTCAGGCCTGACAACTTTGTCTTTG GTCAGAGTGGAGCTGGAAACAACTGGGCCAAGGGCCACTACACTGAGGGAGCCGAGCTGGTGGACTCCGTCCTTGATGTAGTGAGGAAAGAGGCTGAAAGCTGCGATTGTCTTCAGGGCTTCCAGCTCACCCACTCCCTGGGCGGTGGTACTGGCTCTGGTATGGGTACCCTGCTCATCAGCAAGATCCGTGAGGAGTACCCTGACCGCATCATGAACACCTTCAGTGTAGTGCCTTCTCCTAAGGTGTCCGACACTGTGGTGGAGCCCTACAATGCCACCCTGTCCGTCCACCAGCTGGTAGAGAACACGGATGAAACCTACTGCATTGACAATGAAGCTCTTTATGATATCTGCTTCCGCACACTTAAACTCACTACCCCCACCTACGGAGATCTCAACCATTTAGTGTCCGCCACAATGAGCGGAGTGACCACCTGTCTGCGTTTCCCCGGCCAGCTCAACGCTGATCTCCGTAAACTAGCTGTCAACATGGTGCCCTTCCCTCGTCTGCACTTCTTCATGCCAGGCTTCGCCCCCCTCACCAGCAGGGGCAGCCAACAGTACCGCTCCCTGTCTGTGCCCGAGCTCACCCAGCAGATGTTCGATGCCAAGAACATGATGGCCGCCTGTGACCCACGTCACGGCCGCTACCTCACTGTGGCTGCAGTGTTCAGGGGCCGCATGTCCATGAAGGAGGTGGACGAGCAGATGTTGAATGTGCAGAACAAGAACAGCAGTTACTTTGTCGAATGGATTCCAAACAACGTGAAGACAGCCGTCTGTGACATCCCACCCCGTGGCCTCAAGATGGCTGCCACTTTCATCGGCAACAGCACAGCCATCCAGGAGCTGTTCAAGCGCATCTCCGAGCAGTTCACGGCCATGTTCCGTCGTAAGGCTTTCCTCCACTGGTACACTGGTGAGGGCATGGATGAGATGGAGTTCACCGAAGCTGAGAGCAACATGAACGACCTGGTGTCCGAGTACCAGCAGTACCAGGACGCCACCGCCGAGGAGGGCGAATTcgaggaagagggagaggaggaagtcGCCTAA